A region of the Myxococcus stipitatus DSM 14675 genome:
CTGTCGTCCGAACGAGGTGCGCCGCAATGAACCCAGTACCCACTGTCCCGCACGGGGAGCCGCGAGCCCCGTCTTCGCCCAGCCCCGATTTCGCGTTCCCGGCCCGGCCCGTGGCTTTCATCCAGGCCCCGCGGCGGATGCTGGTGGCCACGGCGGCGGTGGGCGTCCTGGCACAGGTGTTGTTGGACCGCGCGAGCTGGGGCGTGTCCTTTCCCCTGGTCATCCTGGCCACGCTGGGCGCGCTGGTGGCGCTGGGCGGGCACGAGGCCTGGGAGCGGGCTCGGCCCAATGCCTGGCTCCTGGGGCCGGTGCTGGTCATCGCGGGCTTCGTGGCGGTGCGCGACAGCCCGTGGCTGCGGACGCTGAACGTGCTGACGGCCTCGTGGTTGATGTTGTTGCTGATGCACTTCTGGGGCGGTGGGCGGGTGCAGCGGCTGGGGATGGGAGGCTATCCCGCCGTGGTGTTGTCCTCCGTGGGGCGGGGGCTGGCCTATCCGCGCGTGCTGGCGCGAGAGGCCATGGACCTGGCCTCGCCGAGGAAGCGGCTGCCCTTGCTGATGCCCGTGCTGCGGGGCCTGCTCTTCGCGCTGCCGGTGTTGATGGTGTTCGGACTGCTGCTCGGGGGCGCGGACGTGGCCTTCGCCGCCGCGCTGGAGCGGGTGTTCGACGTGGACCTGGGGGACTTCGTGGCGGAGTCGCTGCGGAACGTGCTGGGGGGGCTGCTCTGCGCGGTCGCCGCGGCGGGCCTGCTGGGACACGCGCTGCGGAGGCGCTCGTCGGGGGAGGCGGGTGACGCGGAGGAGGCGCCCTCCGAGCGTTGGCTGGGCTTCACCGAGGCGCTGGTGCTCATCCTCACGGTCAACGCGCTGTTCCTCGCCTTCGCGAGCTTCCAGGTGCAGTACCTGTTCATCGGGGATGCGACGTCACCCGCTCCGGGGTACTCGTATTCGGAGTACGCGCGGCGGGGCTTCTTCGAGCTGCTCGCCGTCACCGTGATGACGCTGGGCCTGGTGATGGGACTTGCCCGCTGGGCCCGGCGCGAGTCGCCCACGGCGCGGCTGCTCTTCCAGGTGGGGACCTCCGTCATGGTGCTGCTGACGCTGGTCATCGTCGCCTCGGCGATGAAGCGACTGGTGATGTACGAGGATGTCTTTGGCTACACGCGGCTGCGCATCTTCTCGCATGTCTTCATGGTGTTGCTGGGCGGGGTGCTGGTGTGGCGGGGCGTGACGCTGTGGTGGAGGCCGGAGCGCTTCGCCGTGGGCGCGCACGCCGCGGCGCTGGTGGCGGTGATGGGTGTGAATGTCATCAACCCCGACGCGCTCATCGTGCGCTACAGCCAGGTGCCGAAGGGGCCGGTGGACACGGCCTTGCTGCGCACGCTGTCCGCGGATGCCGTGCCGGAGGTGATGCGGCTGTACGCGGGGACCCCCCACCTGGCGGACGCGCTCCCGGTGGAGGCCTGTCCGGAGCTGACGTGGCCGGAGTGGAGCGTGTCCCGTGCTCGGGCCTGCGCGGTCTTCGGAGGGGTGTTGCCCTCCCCGGCGCGGGACTAGTGGATGATGCGATAGCGGAAGGGCAGCACCACGGAGACGCGGGAGCCGAGCGCGCGCGGGGGAGGCGGGAAGGGGGCCTCCTCGCGCACGGCCTTCATCGCGGCGTCGCAGAGGAGCGCGTGGGGACAGGCCCCCGCCATGGACAGCCCGAGCAACTGGCCTCGGGCGCCCACGGTGATGCGCAGGGGGACGATTCCTTCGATGCCGGCCGCTTCAGCCGCTTCGGGATAGGGCAGGTCCTCGAAGCGGTCTCGGAACATCCTCCGCAGGTAGTCCTTCTCGTCGTCGGTGGGCTCATCCGACGAAGGGGCGGGCATGACGACGGGGAGGAGGCCCGCGCTGCTGGCGGCGAGCACGTTGCTCAGCAGTCCACCGATGACGCCGCCCGTGACACCGCCCTTCACGCCGCCTGTCACGCCGTCCGCCGCTCCGTCTGGGGTCTCGGAGGAGGGCTCTTCGAGCTCGGTGGCGCCTGGAGGGTCCTCGTCCGGGAAGGAGGTCGTGGGGGGGAGCTGGGTGAGGCGGGGATTCGGGAAGGGCCGCGCTTTTCGGGCCTTGGCGCGCTGAGGCGCGGAGGCGGTGGCGGTGCCGGCGGGCGCGGGGGGCGGGGGCGCGGAGGCGAGCAAGCGGAGGACGAGGGCCGTCTCACGAGGGGTGTCGCGGGTGGAGTGAGAGGCTCCCTGCCAGCAGGCGTTCAGGCCGATGAGCAGGAGGACATGGACGATGACGATGAGCGGGACGACGCCGCAGGTGCGCGTCAGGTCCCTGGCTTCATGGGCACGCGCGCGGAGGATGGAGTTGAAGCAACCCGGTTCGGCGGAGTCGTCCTTCGGACGTGCGTCAGTCATGCACCACCCCCATGCACCCGTCGTGATACTGGCCTCGCGGGACGCACCACCCACCCGTGAAGGTGTTAGTGGCGGTAACGACATCCGGGAAGGGTTCATATCCCCCGGGTGCCGTACGGCGATGTTCAGTTCACGAGACGGGTGTTGAGTGGGGAGCATCGCGTGTGGCGCGCTCGTGCTCAAGAACTCCACGCCTGCACGGTGCCCTCCTGCGTGACGGCGTGGAGCGAGCGTTCGGTCTTTCCGGTGGACCCATCTCGCGTGTGATGGACGATGAGCGGCGCCACGGGAGCTTCGGGCAGGGCCTCGCGCAGCTTCGCGAGCGCGGCCTCGGGGTTCGAGGCCTCGAGCGTGAACACCGTCGCATGGCCGGTGAGGTTGGAGCGGAGGAGCAGCTGGAGGTCCTCGGCGGTGCGAGGCTCGTCCGCCACCACCACGTCCGGGTCCTGCCGGAGGAACGCGCGCAGGGCCTGGGCCAGCGTCGTGCCGTCGCCCACCCGCACGGTGCCGAACCTCGTGTCCACCGCGCGCGGAAGGTCGAGCGCGGCCAGCGTGTTCGTGAAGTCCGGGAGCGCCTCCAGCGCCGCGTGGAGCGAGGTGCTCCGCCCGGAGCCTCGCTCACCCGAGAACACGACGGGCCGACCCTGGAACAGGGTGTCGAGCCGCAGGAACTGCTCGGTGAGGAACGCGGCCTCGGGCGCGCCCAGGTTCTCCAGCGCGGAGAACGGAGGCTGCGCGGCGCGGAGCTTCGCATCGCGCGCATGGGCGGCGAGGGTGGTGCTGCCGGGGCGCTCCTCGAAGGTCACCCAGAAGTGGACCTCGGGGAGCGACGTCACGGTGCCTCGCGCGGGGCGGCGCGCGTCGTGGCCTCGTTGGGTGAAGGTGGCGAGGGCCTGGCGCATCACCGCGAACAGCTCCGGGGTGAGGGGCTGACGCACGGCCTGCTTGTCCTGTCCCAACAGGCCCGAGTGCTCGGGGGCATCGGGCCGGAGGAGGAAGAACGAGGTGCCCGAGACGGTCTCCTCGACTTCGACGTCCGACCACACGGAGAACAGGTTCGCGTGCGTCTGCGCGGCGAGGGAGAAGAGGGCGGCCGCGGCCTCGAGGGGCGACGCGGGTGGAGGGGGCGGCGCGGGCACCGGGATTCCCTCGGTGGAGAAGTGTTCGAGCAGGCCGGAAATCAGCTCGGCGGGGGTGGTGGCGCGGATGCTCACGATGGGGGCTCCTCTGCGGGCGGATGATGACACGCGTCACGTGGCTTGGGGGTGACAGGGGAGGGGGCTCGGGGCTACGAAGTGATGATGAGCCAGGACTGGAACGCGACGAACGCGCCCACGGCGGCGTTCGATTCTGGGGCCGAGCATCGTCTGCTGAACCGGTGGGTGGGGCGCTGGGAGGGGCCCACGCGGACGTGGTTCGACCCGTCCGGTGCTCCCGAGGAGTCGCGCACCCAGGCGTGTGTCGAGGCGCTGCTCGGCGGTCGCTTCGTGCGCTGGGACTATCACTCCACGGCCATGGGGCAGCCGCATGCGGGGCAGCTCATCGTGGGCTTCGACGGGATGGAGAAGCAGTTCACCGTGGCGTGGGTGGACAGCTTCCACATGAGCGCGAACATGATGGTCTCCACGGGGACGCCTCGGGAGGATGGGCGCGTGTCCGTGCTGGGCAGCTACGCGGCGGGGACGTGTGACGAGCAGGGCGTCACGTCTTCGCAGCGGTGGGGCTGGCGCACGGTGATTCATCAGCCGGACGCGGACACGCTGGTGCTCGAGTCGTTCAACATCTCGCCCGAGGGTCATGAGGACCGCGCGGTGGAGACTCGCCTGACGCGGCGCCGAGAGGCGTAGCCGGGGATTCACATGAAGCTGGATGACCTGGTGCTGGCGTTGACCGTCTCGTTGCTCCGCGTGGAGCGGGAGCGGTGGTTGGACGTGCTGACGCGGGTGGAGACGGAGCTGGGGTCGGGGTGGACGCTGCGGCTGCTGGAGGTCCCGGGGACGTTCTCGGTGGGCGCGCGGACGCGGGAGGGGCAGGAGCTGTCGCTCGAGTCGTGGCGCGAGGTGTTGGATGGCGAGGGGCTGGTGAGTGTCCGCGCCATGGACCTGGGGGGCATGGGCCCTGGGGAGCTGCCGGACTTCGTGTCCGCGGCCTTCGCGAACTCGGAGGCGCTGGTGCTGGACGTGCGCACGCAGCGCGGCGCGGGCCTGTATCAGCTGGAGGTGGGGTTCAGCGGCTCGTCGCTCATCACGTCGCGGCAGTTCGTGGACTTCGCGCGGGCGCAGCCGGGCGCGGAGCGGGTGATGGAGGCGCTCTCACATATCATCACGGACTCCAATCTGATGAACCAGCGCCCCGCGGTCTCTCCGGGGCAGGTGGGGACGTACCTGGGCTCGCGCGAGGGCGCGGCGGTGTTCGACCTGGTGGGGAGTGACTTGCTGCGGGAGCTCCAGGCCGCGGTGCTGCGCGGTGGCCGGGAGGTGGTGATTGCGGAGGACTTCCGCCCCTTCTTCCAGACGTTGGACCCGGACGACTTCGAGCGGAGCCTGCTGGCGCCGGAGCGGCTGGCGGAGTTCGTTCCGTCGGACGAGCGGGTGTACCTGTCGGGGGAGGACTTCGGGCGGGACTTCGTGACGCTGGTGGAGGCGCAGCCCTTCGCGGCGGACCTCTGGAGGCGCGCGGCGGAGACCCTCAACCGGTTCCAGGGGGAGGAGTCCCCGCCGTACACGGCCGAGTCGCTGCGGGAGTTCCTGCGGACGGCGGAGGGGCCGGCGTTGCAGGGGATTCCCACGGGGAACCTGATGGAGGAGCTCCAGATGTGCTGCAAGGCGCATGGCGCGGAGCTGGTGGTCCCGGAGGGGTTGCGGGAGCGGGTGAGCGCGGCGGGGCCGACGAAGGAGGAGCGGGCGAAGGACCCGGGGTTGATTCCGGAGCGGGAGCGGCTGCGGCTGGTGCCGAATCACTCGGGCTATCAGGTGTATGTGTTCAACGCGCTGAAGGTGGCGCGGTCGCCGCTGTTGTCGCCGCGAGGGACGACGGACACGCGCGCGGAGCTGTTGCAGGGCTTGCGGGAGGCGGAGGACTTCGCGCAGCGGAAGGGCTCGCTGTTCGCGGAGGCGTTCCGGTTGGCGCGCGTCGTGCTGGAGGGGACGGGCTTTCAGCTTCGCGAGGCGACGCCGGAGAGAATGGCGGCGGTGCGCGAGGTGTTGCGCGGGGCGGAGCTGGGGGAGCGGGCGTGGGAGGTGTTCGAGCGCCGCATGGGGTTGCTGGCGTTGTTCCAGGTGTTCCCCTCATCGGAGGAGCGATTGAGGGGGTTGGTGGCGTGCTCGGTGGCGGATGTCTTTGGCGGGATGGGCTCGTGGAACGACGAGTTCTTCGAGTCCGACGAGGACCAGGCCTGGTACGAGCGGGTGACGCAGCGGCTGTTCCGCGCGCTGCGCGAGTATTTCGTGACGGTGGTGAACGCGAGCTGAGGGGTTACTCGTCGCGGTGGACGGTGCTGGGGGAGAAGGCGGGGAGGCAGATGGCGACGTACTCGGCGCCCTCGGGTTCGGGGGTGCTGTAGCGGACCCACTCGCCGGGCTCGCAGATGACGGACTGTCCGCCGTGGACGTCGAGGAAGCCGCTCTTGTGTTCGACGCGGAGGACGCCCGAGAGGACGAGGGTGATCTCCTTGAACTCGGGAGTCTGGCCGGGCTCCAGCCAGCCGCCGGGGCTGGTCATGTGCGCGACGCTGACGTCGGAGGTCTTGGTGGTGGCCTTTCCGACGTACTCATGGATGAGCTTGGGCTTGTTGCCCACGGCCGTCACACGCATGGGAGTGGGAATCAGGGTCGGCATGGAATGGCTCTGGGAGACTGCGGGGAAGTGCCTCGGCGAAGCAGGTTACCGCACGCGGTGCGAGCACACCCACGGTTTCCCCGCGTGTGCAGCCGGGAGCATCGGTGCGCGGTCGTGCGGTCCTCCGCCTGCTCGATGTCTCCCCTGTCTTGCACACCACGGGGCGCCGTCTCCACCTTGCCCGGGGAGAGGAAACCCCATGGCCCTTCAGATTCCGACCTCCGCTCAGCACGCCTTCGAGCACTCCTTCCCCACGCCCGATACCGCTCGGAGCATCTACGACGAGCAGGACTTCCAACGCGCCGTCGAGACCTACCGCTTCTTCTATCCCTCCGTCTCCATGGAGGGCATCTTCAACGGCAACCGCGAGGCCGGCCTCGAGGACGGCAAGGCCCTCATGGTGCTCGCCGCGGGGCCTCGCCACCTCGCCTTCACCGCGAACTCCGACACGCCCTATGTCTCCGGTGCGCTCGACCTGAAGGCCATGGGCCCCGTCGTCATCGACCTCCCGCCCGGCCCCTACATCGCCCTCGTCAATGACCACCACCAGCGCTGGGTCGTCGACATGGGCATCCCCGGTCCCGATGCAGGCAAGGGCGGCAAGTACCTCGTCCTCCCTCCCGGCTTCTCGGGCGCCACGCCTCCCGGCCACCACGTCGCCCGCGCCCAGACGTACAAGGTCCTCATCGCCATCCGCGCGCTCCCCATCGACGGAGACGTCGCCGGCGCCCTGGCCGCGCTCCGCCAGGTGAAGGTCCACCCGCTCTCGAACCCCGCCGCCGTGCTCCCCTACGTCGACGGCACCCCCCTCGCGCTCGATGCCACCCCGCTGCGCTGGGAGGGCAATCTCGAGTATTGGCGGCGACTCCATTCCATCATCAACGCCGAGCCCGCGCTCGAGGAGTTCCGCCCCATGTACGGCGCCCTCGCGGCGCTCGGCATCTCCAAGGGAAAGCCCTTCGCCCCCGACGAGCGCATGCGCACCGTCCTGGAGCGCGCCGCGGGCTTCGCCCTCGAACAGATGCGCGTGGAGGGCTTCGCCAGCCAGCGCCCCGACCGCGTCGTCTGGGAGGACCGTCGCTGGGAGTGGATTGGCCTCATCGTCGACGACGCCAACTTCGAGACGCCCGAGTACCTGGACCTCCAAGCCCGCGACCGCTGGTTCGTCCAGGCCATCGTCGCCTCCCCCGCCATGTTCCGACGGCAGGCGGGCGTCGGCTCCATCTACTTCCTCGCCGCACGCGACCGGCGCGGCGCCTACCTGGATGGCGGCAAGAACTACAAGCTCGTCGTCCCCCAGCCCGTCCCCGCGAAGATGTTCTGGTCCGTCACCGCCTACGACGCCAGGACGCGCTCGCAGGTGCAGACGCCCCAGGACAAGGCCGTGCTCGGCTCCCTCCAGACGCGCTTCCAGCCCGGCCCGGACGGCTCCCTCGAGCTCCGCTTCGGCCCCACCCCTCCCGCCGGCCAGGAGCAGCAGTGGATACAGACCGCCCCCGGGACAGGCTTCTTCCTCTACTTCCGAATCTACGGCCCCGAGGCCGCGAGCCTCGATGGCTCCTGGAAGCTCGAGGACGTCACGGAAGCCTGACGTCGCGCCCCGCCTCAGAGAGGCTGATGCATCACGAGTGCATCCACGTCGCCCGCGGTCGGATGATGGAACGCGAGCGGGAGCCGCCCGACGATGGTGAAGCCCATCGCCTGCCAGAGCTTCACCGCCCGCTCGTTCGTGCTGACGACGAAGTTGAACTGCATCGCGCGATAGCCCCGTGAGCGCGCGTGCTCCAGCGAGTGCGCGCACATGAGGCGCGCGATGCCTCGGCCCGTGGCGGCCCGGCTCGTCATGTAGCCACAGTTGCAGACGTGCTTGCCGCCACCCGCCTGGTTCGCGCGGAGGAAGTAGGTGCCGAGGATGACGCCGTCCTCCTCCGCGACGAACGTCTCCTTGTCCGGCGCCATCCAATAGGCCAACGCATCCGCTTCGCTCATGGCCGCGTCGAGCGCGTACGTCGTGCCTTCGCGAATGGTGGGGACGATGATGGCCGCGATTCCCGCGGTGTCACCCGCCTCGGCTCTCCGGATGTGCATGGCGGGAGCATACTGAACCCGCCCGGCGGGCGACGGCCGCCACCACTACCGCCCGGCCGTCTGCTCTTGGAACTCCAACCGGTTCCCGAACGGGTCCGCGCTGTGGAACCGACGAACCCCAGGCACCGAGGAGTCCCAGGTCACCACGCAATCCGCGCCATGCAGCCGCGCCCCCAGCGCCTCCAGCTCCGTGGCCCGAAAGCCGGGATGCGCCTTCTTCGCCGGGAGAAAGGGCTCCTCCACGCCCAGATGGAGGGCGCGCCCATCGGCCAGCTCGAACCAGAGCCCGCCTCGCTTCGCCAGCTCGGGCGGCTTGGGGACCTCGCGCAGCCCCAGCAAGCCGCCGTAGAACGCCCGCGCCCGAGGCTCCTCGCCCCGAGGCATCGCGAGCTGGATGTGATCAATCCCTTGAATCATGTCCTGCCCCCCTGTCTCGAATCCCGAGTCTGGCGGGACTCTAATCGCGGCAGTCCGCCCTCGCCCTGCCTTCCACGACGTGGCTCACGGCCCACGGAGGGCCCCTCACCCGGCCGTGATTTCGCGGGGTTCCGCTCCTATTGACGATTGGCAGGCGACTTGAAAAGGAAGGTGTATCGGGCGCAGTCTGGCCCACTCCGGCCCCCGAGCTGGACCCCTTTCTCCTTCAAGGAAGCGCGATGCTTTCCGTCATCCTTGCCCTGCTGCTGTCGCAGACGCCGCCTGCCGCCAACCCGCGCCAGCAGGGCGTCCCCATCGGGAAGGGCAAGACGCTGCCCACCGTGAAGCTCAGTGCCCCCACCGGAGGCTGGACGGTGGACCGGATGCTGCTCGTCGAGGGCACCCTCAGCGACAACACCATCGACCCGGTGGTTGTCTCCATCAACGGCGACCGCTACCTGATGCGCACCTTCAACGGGCGCTTCAGCCGCAAGTTCCCCGCGGGCAGCGGCAAGAACATCGTCACGGTGATGGCCACCAACCAGGCCGGCACCGCGCGCGCGCAGGCCACCAGCTACGCGCAGATTCCGCCCGTCCCCTTCAAGGTCATCCTCACCAGCGACACGGACGGCGTGTACACGGACCTGCACGTCTACGAGCCCACCGACACGAGCGTGAAGGACTCCGCGCTGCAGATCTCCTCCATGGCGCACGTGTACTGGGCGGAGACGTCCAGCCCGTCGGGCGGCACGTTCTTCCTCAACTCGCAGGGCGGTGACTTCGACCAGCCCGCGTATGGCCCGTACCTCTACATCCACCGCGCGCCCCCCAAGGGCGTCTACCTGGTGGCGACCAACTACTGGCCCAGCGGCGACAAGGCCCACACCCTGGCCACGCTCAACCTCGCGCTCTTCGAGGGCACCCCGAACGAGGTCCGCCGCATGGTGCGCATCCCCCTGGCGACGCCGGGGACCACGCGTGTCCTCGCGTGGGTGAACGTGCTGGGAGACGGTCAGGCGGAGGTCTACGTGCCCTCGCAGGACCCGAAGCCCACGCGCGCGGGCTGGCCCAACAACCTGGACGCGGCCCTCAAGGAGCTCCAGTCCAACGGCGACGGCGGCGGCGAGTACTGACGCGCCTCGCACCGCTCGCGCCCGGGTCCCCACGCCATGCTCGCCGCCCTGTCCCTGCTCTTGCTCCTGGAGGCCACCGCCCCAGCCGCGCCCGCGCCGGAGTCGCGCGACGTGCTGCTGCGTCGGCAGGTGGCGCAGCTGGCGCTCGCGCAGGTGCGCAAGCAGGACGCCGCGTGGCATCCGGACCAGCGCGACTGCGCGGGCCTCATCCGCTTCGTGTTCCGGACCGCCTACAAGAACATCGCGCCGGAGCGTCTGGCTTCACCGCTGTGGCAGGACGCGCACGGCAAGCCCTCTGACTTCGCGGATGCGGAGTCGCTCCTGCAGCACAGCCTGGTGCCGTTGGGCCGGGACGAGGCCACGCGGGAGCGCGTGCGCACCGGAGACGTGCTGGCCTTCCGCCGGGAGCAGGACTCCGGCCCCATCTTCCATCTCATGCTGGTGGTTCGCCCGGAGGACCGGGCGCATGCACCCGCGCGTGTCGTCTATCACCCGGGGGAGAAGGGCGCCGCGGTGCGCACCGGGCTCCTCCACAACCTCGCCGACGAGGCGCCTCGAGAGTGGCGCCCGGTGCCCGCGAACAGCGCGTTCCTCGGCTTCTATCGTTTCAAGGAGTGGATGCCATGACATCTCCGTCGAGCCCTCCCCCGGGCCCGCCCCCCGCGGCGAGCCCCCCTCCCCAGCGAGGCGGTCCCAAGAAGGGGCTGCTCGTGGGCATCGTCGTCGCGGTGGTCGCCGTCATCGCCGTGGGCGCGTTCCTGCTCGGCCGTCGCTCGGGGTCGTCCGACTCCGGTGATGGCACGCACACGCCGCTGGTCGCGGGCGGCAAGTCCGAGGGCGAGGCGCAGGTGGAAGGTCTGCCCGAGCCGACCACGGCGGACATGACGGTGCCGGACAACGCCGCGCCGGAGGCCTTCTGGGTGGACGTGCTCCACCCCGCGAAGGTGCGCGACGCGATGGCGCGCAACACGTGGCTGCGCTCGCAGCTCTCGCAGCCGCTGGGCAAGGGCTTCGTGGGCGGCTGGGCCGCGTTCCTGGGCTCCACGGGCGAGGACCTGAAGGGCGGCTTCAACGGCGCCGTGTTGGACCTGCTCGTGGGCAAGCTGGGGAACGCGCCGTTCCGCGTGATGTGGTTCGCGGGTGATGCGCGCGCGAGCACGCCGGCGTTCATCGTGCCGGAGGCGAAGGAGTCGATGCTCACGGCCTTCAACGTGCTGGACGCGGTGGCCAGGCGCGGCACGTTGGTGGCGAAGACCTGCCCGGGGGGCTCGCCCCCGTCGGTGGCGGAGGGCTTCGAGGTGAAGCGCTGGCTGGTGGCGGAGCAGACGCTGTGGGCGGGCAAGTCGGCGGACCGCGTGGTGCTGGCGCGCCACCCCGTCGCGGTGCTCCAGGGCCTGTGCATGGAGTCGCCGAAGCTCGAGCCCGAGGACGGCGTGGACGTGGAGGTGGGGCTCTACGCGGACCTGCTCGGCCGCGAATCGCAGCTGTTGGGGCACGTGCTGGGGATGGGGCCGCTCACGCGCCTGCAGTTCGGCGTGGAGGGGGACCGGCTGGTGGGCAAGGGCATCGCGGGGGAGCTGAAGGAAGGCGTCGCGCACCTGGACACCGCGCCGCTGTCCGACGACCTGCTCAAGCTGGTGCCGGAGGAGACGCCGGTGCTGTTCGCCGTGCAGCTGAAGCTGCCGGAGGTGCTGAACACCGAGACGCTGAAGGCGTTCTGGGAGTCGGGCGGCAAGGGCCCGACGCGCACGCGGCAGGTGGCGGTGGTGTGGACGCCGCGCGGGGACTCGGCGCTGCCGCAGGACGTGGCGCTGGTGTGGGGACGGCAGGAGGACGCGACGTCGCTCCAGGTCCTCTTCGCGGGGGGCTCGCGGCAGGTGGTGTCCGCGACGGTGTGCAAGCACGTGGTGCTGGCGTCGAGCGAGGCGGAGCTGTCCACGCTGCGCGCGGCGTGTGAAGGCAAGAAGCCCAGCCTGCTCAACGCGGCGGGGCCGGTGGTGGCGGGGCTGCGTGAGCCCGGCTCGGTGGTGGTGGGGGTGAATCTGGGGCGGATGCTCAGCGGCCTGACGATGGACGGTTACCTGTCCGAGGCCCGGGTGGGGCGCAACGCGCCGATGCCCAAGACGGTGCCCCCTGAAATCGAAGCGGCGCGGCGCGACCTGGAGTCGCTGCCGTACCTGGGCCTGCGCGGCACCGTGCGGGGCGATTCGTTGGTTCCTGGAGGTTTCGGGTCATGAGGACGGTAGCTCGACTCGCGGTACTGGCGGCGGTGGCGCTGTCCGGCATGGCCCTGGCCAAGCCGCTCTACATCACGGTGCCGCGCTCGTACGTCAGCGGTGAGCCGGTGGCGGTGGACGTGGCGTTCGAGGACAAGGGGCCGGTGGAGCTCCGCGTCCTCAAGCCCGACAACCTGGAGGCGTTCATCCGCGCGCAGGGCGACCTGCGCCGCGCGTACCAGACGCCGCCGACGATGAACAACCCGGGCCGCGCGCTCAGCCGGGGCGTCAACGCGGTGAACTCGCCGGGCAAGTGGCTGCTGGGCGCGCTCAACACCGGCTTCCGCGACACCGTGGGCGACGTGCTGCCGCAGGCGCCGAACCTGCCGGGCTCCAGCGAGCCGCTGGCCAAGGTGTCCGAGGGGCCGAAGAAGCTCGTCGGCGTGCCGGCGGGCTTCACCGTGGCGCGCAGCCAGTGGCTGAACCTGGACCTGGGCGGCGCCGAGCGCGACTTCAACGTGCCGGGCTTCGACACCGGTGGGGGCGGCTATGGCTTCCAGGAGCGCCGCGTGGTGCTCGCGCCGCTGCCCGCGGGCACGTACGTGCTCCAGTTGGTGCAGGGGTTGGTGGAGGGCCAGGTGGTGCTGGTCGTCAGTGACCTGACGGTGCAGCTGAAGCAGACGGACGGCGAGGTGCTGGTGCGCGTGGCGGGCCGGGACCAGAAGCCCGCCGTCGGCGCGCAGGTGCAGGTGTACCTGCCCAAGGGCAAGGGCCCCGCGGGGACGACGGACAACAAGGGCGAGGTGCGCCTGTCCGTGACGGAGCCGCGCATCATCGCCACCGCGTCGGTGGGCGGTGACACGGCCATCGTCGACACGGACTTCTACTCCACGCTGGCGGTGGCGCCGGACGTGTTCATCTACAGCGACCGGCCCATCTACAAGCCGGGCCACGAGGTGAAGTTCCGCGGCGTGCTGCGCCAGCCGGACACGTACCTGGCGCGCCTGTTCACGCCGAAGAAGCGCGACGTGACGGTGAAGCTCATCTCGCAGGAGGGCCGGGCCCTCACCACGCGCGTGGCGGTGGATGAGTTCGGCGCGTTCCACGGCACGCTCAAGGTGCCGGAGGACCTGGGCACGGGCGTGATGCGCGTGGAGGCGGAGCTGGACGGACAGCCGCACCAGGGCGAGGCGCGCGTGCAGGACTACGTGAAGCCCACGTTCTACCTGGAGGCGGAGCCCGAGTCGGAGACGGTGGTCCCCGGCCAGAGTCTGCGCGTGACGGTGCGCGCGCGCCGCTACGCGGGCGGCGTGCCCGCGGGCGCGAAGTACGAGGTGTTCCTCTACCGCACGCTGCTGGATGCGCCCGCGTGGGTGGATGACTCCGGCAAGGGTGGGCAGGGCAGCGACGTGACATACGGCACGCAGTCCACCAACGAGGGCAAGCTGAGCGTG
Encoded here:
- a CDS encoding glyoxalase; amino-acid sequence: MIQGIDHIQLAMPRGEEPRARAFYGGLLGLREVPKPPELAKRGGLWFELADGRALHLGVEEPFLPAKKAHPGFRATELEALGARLHGADCVVTWDSSVPGVRRFHSADPFGNRLEFQEQTAGR
- a CDS encoding DUF2135 domain-containing protein; protein product: MLSVILALLLSQTPPAANPRQQGVPIGKGKTLPTVKLSAPTGGWTVDRMLLVEGTLSDNTIDPVVVSINGDRYLMRTFNGRFSRKFPAGSGKNIVTVMATNQAGTARAQATSYAQIPPVPFKVILTSDTDGVYTDLHVYEPTDTSVKDSALQISSMAHVYWAETSSPSGGTFFLNSQGGDFDQPAYGPYLYIHRAPPKGVYLVATNYWPSGDKAHTLATLNLALFEGTPNEVRRMVRIPLATPGTTRVLAWVNVLGDGQAEVYVPSQDPKPTRAGWPNNLDAALKELQSNGDGGGEY
- a CDS encoding DUF1175 family protein — encoded protein: MLAALSLLLLLEATAPAAPAPESRDVLLRRQVAQLALAQVRKQDAAWHPDQRDCAGLIRFVFRTAYKNIAPERLASPLWQDAHGKPSDFADAESLLQHSLVPLGRDEATRERVRTGDVLAFRREQDSGPIFHLMLVVRPEDRAHAPARVVYHPGEKGAAVRTGLLHNLADEAPREWRPVPANSAFLGFYRFKEWMP